TGAGGTACTGAGTGCTGATGCGTTTGCTGCTTTTGAAGAAGCAGGTTTAGAAGATGAACAGGCGATAAAAGCTACAGGTAAACGTTACCGGGATACAGTGTTAGCTCTCGGTGGTAGTCAGCACCCGATGAATGTGTTTGCATCTTTCCGAGGTCGTGAACCTAGTACGGTTTCGTTACTCAAGCATACTGGCTTATTACCGAAAAATTGGGTATAAAGCCCCGTTGTTTTACGACGGCTTTCAATTTATGAGTGTACCAATATGCTGCTATAGTAATTGTAGTGGAAAGGTAATCAACCACTTAAAAAACCTAGCCGTCGAAAGACAAAGCACTGAACCTTGATAATTGAATCTATGCGGTTCTACTGCATTATTCTAGTTTCCTCCTAGCAGTAGGTAAAAGATTCATAGGGGCTAGACGAATCAGCATTTTGAAACAATTTGTTTCAAACCAAACAGGACTTGCACTAATGCAAATAGGGTAGGGCATACCCGAATTAACGCTTGGGGAGAATCCCACCTCTGGTCTAGACGACGCAAGGACTCTAGGTTAAGTGGTTTCGTTGAACCAAGAATCCCCGTCGATTTATCGCGGGGAGTGTCAACAACTGGGAATTAACGATTTCAGTTGCGTAGTCATCAATATCAAACTCCATCGCTAGAGATATCAAGCGCGTGCAAGTAGCAATAAAACGAAAATGCCCGCGCTCCGACTGATTGTAATGTAACTATATGAGGGCGATTGTGCTATCTTTTTGGCCACAATTGCCCATTTTTGCTATTTTGTAGGATTATGCCACCGACCACAACCATGAGCAAGCCGGACAGTAAAAATCCCACATCCCAAGCTAACTGATTTGGCCCTGGTTTGACGTGGTGAATACCCAAAATTTGGTGGTTAATCAATCCTTCCACGAAATTGAATAAACCTGCACCCATCAACAAAGACCCCACAAAGATATGTGTTGACCAAGGAACATCTGCACGACCTCCAGCGCGCCACAGTAACGCCACTCCTACCACGGTCATTACCCAGTCAAAGGCATGAAATAACCCGTCCCAGACCATGTTCAAATCTATATTTGAGACAGTTTTTAGGGGACGAACATTGCTTAACATATGATGCCATTGCAGAATCTGATGCAACACAATACCATCAACGAAGCCTCCTAAACCCAGTCCCAGAAAGATCCCGGCGATCATCAACGGCAGAGGGCGATCGCCATTTTCACTCTTCACCTCCATTGTCAACCTCACAGACAGACTTTTTTACCACATTCCACAATAGAATTTTTCTCCCAGTCATATCTTCTGTCTGGAGACAAGTGCTAGCTTTCAATCTAAAGTTCACAACTTCTTGCTAGTATCTACAGGCATCATAGAAATTGATATATAAAGAGCAATTTTCAAATGACCATATACTTTTACAAGGTGTGGCAGCCTTATGGCTGTTTTTCTAACTTTTCTCCCCACAGCATCCAAATTCAGGGTACTTATTGGTCAACTGTGGAGCATTATTATCAAGCGCAAAAGTTTGTCGGCAGTGTGGATGCAGTAATTATACCCTTTATCCATGCTGCCGAAACCCCAGAAGCAGCTGCGGCTTTGGGACGTTGCTGCACTCGCCAACTCCGTCCAGACTGGGAGATTGTCAAAACTAAAGTTATGCGAGAAGCTGTACTCAAAAAGTTTCTCACTCATCTGGATATTCAAAAAATTCTGCTCACCACTGGTAATGAGACGCTGGTAGAAAATTCGCCAAACGATTATTTCTGGGGCTGTGGTGCCGAAAAAACTGGTCAAAACCATCTTGGCAAAATCCTCATGGGTGTGCGTGCAGAAATCCGCCAATCGCGACTTTTTACCGTAATTTCTGGGGAAAGTAAGTTAGATTAAATATCTGCTGTGGCAGGGGAATGTTGTCATTCCCCCAGATTAACAATTATGAGAAACTTTTTTCAGTAAAATCACTTAATAAGTGCTGTAAGATGTTAAAATTGTCTAGAAATATCAAGAAATTTCTGAAGTTTTCTCATCTGCTTAATATTACTCTATACATTTTGTTGTTGAAGTTATAATATTAAGTGCTTATTAATAACCTTTTCTTAATCTTATACCCGTAATAATCAGTAATGCCACTGGCAATTCTTGATTACTAAGGGTTTTTAACCAGTCTTTGTATTATTTTTTAGGTGTACCAGTAATGGGATTTACCGATGACCCCAGTGATTTGCATCCAACCTTTAACCAGGAAAATTTATTGCATCGGATCACAAATCAGATTAGGCGATCGCTTGAGCTTCAAGAAATATTAGCAGCGACTGTTGACGAAGTTCGTTCATATTTGGCTACAGATCGAGTTATGGTGTATCGATTTGAAGCTGATGGTAGTGGTGAAGTGATTGCCGAATCTATTCATGAACAGCGTCTACCAAAGCTATTAGGACTACACTTCCCAGCCGATGATATTCCGCCGGACGCGAGAGAGATGTTTGTAGCAGCGCGGCAACGTTCCATAGTGGATGTAGCTAGTGGGAAAATAGGACTATCACCGCTCAAGTCACGAGAAACTGGCAAATATCTTCAAACCGAGAACATCCACTATCGGGAGATCGACCCATGCCATATTCAATACTTAACAGCAATGGGCGTACAGTCTTCACTGGTTGTCCCAATTCTACATCAAGAACCTGGAGAGCAAGGGAAATCACCAAAGCGGCAACTGTGGGGATTGTTGGTGTCGCATCACAGCCAACCACGCACGATTTTGAGGCGGGAACTCAGAATAGTCCAAAAAGTTGCCGATCAGGTGATGATCGCGATCGCTCAAAGTAACTTACTCACCGAAGCCCGTACCCAGCAAAAGCGAGAAGCCACGATCAACAGAGTCACCACACTGCTGCATAAACTACCCACAATCCAACTACAAGAAGCATTAGAAGAAGTAATCACCGCATTTAGTGGCGTAGGTGGGAGAATTTACATTGATCACAGTGGCGAAACATACACATCAGGCCAACAGCCCCAACTAGGCGATGAATTAGAAAACACTACCATTCAACAACATCAACTGTGGGAAAACTGGAGAGATGAATTTCAGCCAGGTGATATTTGGGCAGTTACTGACATCTACAAAGAACCACGTTTGCGAGTTTTAGCAACTGCCTTCTCATCCACTCAAATTCGCGGACTCCTGGTGATTCCCCTACACGATCGCCAAAATTTTATGGGTGTAATTAGTATTTTTCGCCCTGGATTTGACAACGAAATCCTCTGGGCGGGACAGCATGACCCCCATCAGCACCAACGACTACCTCGACATTCCTTTAAAATTTGGCGAGAAGAAAGAAAGGGGCTAGCACCGGAATGGAAACCCGAAGAAATTTCCTTGGGGAAAGCTTTGTCCCATCACTTCTCAATGGCAATTTACCAGCAGCAAATGTACCAACAGGTGCAGGCGCTAAATACCAACTTAGAATCTCGCGTCCAAGAAAAAACTGCGGCACTCAAAAAATCATTACAGCTGACTAAGGCAATCAAGCAAGTCACAGAGCAAATTCGCAGTACCTTAGACTTAAACAGTACCTTGCAAGCCATTGTTCAGGAAGTCCGTCCCCTGCTAAATTCAGACAGAGTGCTGATTTACCAGCTAATGGGTGAATTTGGTGGCAAAGTAATCGTAGAAGATATTAATGGCGAATGGCCGTCGGTGTTAGGAATGAACGCACCACTAGGATGTTTTCCTGATGAGACAGCGCGTTTATACTTTCGGGGCAGAATTAGAGCAATTGACAATGTTTCCACAGATACTTTAAGCGATTGTCATCGAGAGTTTTTGCAAAATCTGCAAGTACAAGCTAACTTAATTGTGCCGATTAATATTAGTCTGCAACTCTGGGGATTACTAATTGTGCATCAATGTCATGGGCCCAGAAACTGGCAGGATACAGAAATTGATTTACTGCAACAGCTAGCACATCAGGCAGCGATCGCCATTCAACAAGCCCAACTCTACGAACAAAGCTGTACTGCCGAAATCCAAGCAAAAGCTAAAGCTGCACAATTAGAAAACGCTTTGTCGGAACTGCGAGAAACCCAGACTAAATTGATTCAAACTGAAAAAATGTCCAGTTTAGGGCAGTTAGTAGCAGGTGTAGCCCACGAAATCAACAACCCAGTTAACTTTATCTACGGCAACCTGTCCCACGCCAGTAACTATGTCCAACAACTACTAGAACTATTAAAGCTCTATAATTTGCACTATCCTCAACCCGATGATCAAATTCAATCATTAATCGAAGTAATTGATTTGGATTTTTTGGTAGACGACTTACCAAAAACTATATCATCAATGCAAATTGGAACTGATCGCATTCGTTCCATAGTTTTATCATTACGTAATTTTTCCCGTTTAGATGAGGCGGAAAATAAGCCTGTTGACCTACATGAAGGTATCGAAAATACTTTATTAATTTTGCAACATCGGCTAAAAGCAAATGCCAATCTTCGGAGTATTGAAATAATTAAAGATTATGGTAGTTTGCCCCGCATAGAATGTTTTGCTGGTCAGATGAATCAGGTATTTATGAATATTCTCAGCAATGCCATTGATGCCTTAGAGGAAACCAGAATTATGATCAAGGGCGGAAATCCTCTTCCTAAACCTACAATTTGGATTTCTACTCAAATTACCACAGACCAATCCCGTCTGCTAATTCGCTTTGCTGACAACGGTCTAGGAATGACTGAAAAAGTCAAGAAGCGCATTTTTGACCCCTTTTTCACTACCAAGTCAGTTGGTAAAGGTACAGGACTGGGGCTAGCAATTAGCTATCAAATTGTGGTAGAGAAGCATGGTGGATCAATGGAGTGTATCTCAGAAATAGGCAAAGGTACAGAATTTTGGGTTGAAATCCCGATTAAACGCTTCAGTTACATCAATAGCTAAGTAAAGTTTAGTTGCAAAAATATCCAGGCTAATTTATCAAGTGCTAATCTAATAATTGAAGCTACAAACCTACAGCTTCCCTGGCAGATGCAACAGCTAAATGTGTAATAGAACAAGAGGTAAAAACGCTGTTTAACTTATGTCTGTCTCGTCCAAACCCCACAACACCCAACGCGAAAGCTGATATTTCCTCAAATAGTGAAAATCAGGGGGCGCTGTAAGCGGTTTTCATTGCTTGTTTAAGGTGATGGAACTGATTACATCCCTGGATAGAGTCAACAAGGTGAGGAAATCATTACAGCGAGTAGAAGTTTGGGTGTTGTTGTTTAAATGGGTACAGTTGGGTGTAAGCTAATGACGAAGTTAAAAAGTCAAAGAAATTTGAAATAGCGCCTTATGTCAATTATTGCGCTCAGAGCCTGGTATATTCAAAATTATGAGCCGATTGCCGAACTGGAGAAACGTCCGCCAGACATTCGCCTCAGTAAAAAAAGTCTGCTGAAATCAGCATTAAGAGCGGACTTTCTAGAAGAGATTGACCATGTTAAGCAATCAACCTGGTTTGGGCGTTATTTAGAAGGGGAAAATATTGAATTTTATATTGAAGGTAGTGGTGGCTATTGCGTAGCAAACATTGACTTAATTAGTCATGAAATTTATTTTACTAAACAAGCATTGTTAGCTCAGTTAGAACCAACGATTTTTTTATGCTCCCAGAAGGAGTATGCACCAGCGAGTGATGCCTTACGAGAGGAACTACAAAAAAGTTTGGAGTCTTTGAACTTGCGATCGCGTTTGCCTTTAACATTAGTAGAATCTTCCCGTCCTAGTAATGCTCCCATCAGACTCAGCCGCACCATTATGCGAAAAATCCGCAGGAGTTTGTTGTTTATCGCAGATACTACACCCATTGCGAGCATTTCCCGTAAAGAAACCAATCAATTGATACCTAGTCCCAATGTCTGTGTAGAAATTGGCTATGCGATTCAAAGTAAGCGTTCCGAACAAATTTTGTTAGCACAGATGCAACACCCAGACTTTGAGGGGGAATTTCCCTTCGATTTGCCCACACAGCAGATTTTGCAATTTCAAGACAGTACAGAACTGCATAAAATGATCACTGGAGCCATTGAAACTCAGTTAGCACGATTTAAACTATTTTTCTAATTACAAATTCGTGGAAATTGCTTGTACCGGACAAGTAGGAATACATTGTTCACAGACGATACAGCGCGATCGCGTGAAAGTCAACTTCGATGTTTCAGGGTGCAAAGTCAGGGCTTCCGTGGGGCAAACCCCAGTACACAAACCACAATGGACACAGACATCTTCATCAATGACAATTTCACCTAAGTTATGAGAAACATTGATATGACGCGATCGCATCCACTCAATAGCTTCATCTAAGCGATCAATATCTCCTGATAATTCCACCACCAGTTTACCAATTTGGTTTGGTGCAACTTGAGCGCGGATAATATTGGCGGCGACATTAAATTCCTTTGCCAGTAGGTAAGTAACAGGCATTTGAATAGCGCGTTTGGGAAAGGTGAGGGTAACTCGTTTTTTCACAGGTTTCGCAGAGAGTAGTTTCTGTTCGGCGTTGCTGATTTGAAGTATGAACACGATTTGTGATGATGTCAAAACCCCTGTAGAGAAGTTCCATGGAACGTCTCTACATTTAAATTCATATTTTGTTTCAGCAACGCCTTCTGTTCTAGCTTAGTGTGACTTGCAAAAGCCGCAGAAGCAGAAAACGTTAAACTAAAGAGTGACAATAGTTAATAAGTTTTAATAAATTTCCTATGACTACAGAAACCCCTATGAATGCTACCCCTAAGCCGGAAACCACATCTGGGACGAGGGTGAGAAATTTCTTAATTGCCATAGTGGCGATCGCACTCAGCGTTGCCTTAGTCTTAGGATTGAGAACCGAAACAACATCGGCTTCTTTAGCCAACTTAGATCAAACATCCACCCCTCTAGAAGTAGCAATTAGCAACGGTAAACCCTCAATAGTCGAATTTTACGCCAATTGGTGTACTGTCTGCCAAAAAATGGCTCCTGATATGGCCGAACTCGAACAGGAGTATGCGGACAAAGTGAACTTTGTCATGTTGAACGTAGACAACAGCAAATGGCTACCGGAGATGCTGAAATATCGAGTAGATGGCATTCCCCACTTTGTATTTTTAGCTAAAGATGGCGAAACCATCGCCCAAACCATTGGCGACCAACCTCATACGGTCATGGCCAGTAACTTAGACGCGTTGGTGGCTGGTTCCTCCTTACCCTATGCTAAAACTAACGGACAAGTTTCCCAATTTCGCGCCCCTGTTACACCCGCCAACAATCAAGACGATCCTCGCAGTCATGGAAGCCAGGTGGTTGATTAATTCGTAATTCGTAGTTCGTAATTCGTAGTTCGTAGTTCGTAGTTCGTAATTCGTAATTTAGCCCGCTTTGGAATTGCGTCAAAAACTCCCCTCTCCTTAGTAAGGCTACGGTGTACACACAAGTGATCGAATCGCCCCCTAACCCCCAATTATGGGGGAACAAGAATTTTCAAAGTCCCCCAAACTTGGGGGATTTAGGGGGCAAAACAGGCTCAAACGCAGACAGGAAGGACTTGTGTGTACACGATAGCCTTAGTAAGCAGAGGGGTTGGGGGTGAGGTTCTATATTTTATTAAATCCGCCCAAAATTAACTCAATCCTACTGAAGGCGCACAGAAACGCTACCGCCATGAGCTGGTAAACCTTCCGCAGCTGCGAGAGTTACCGCAGCTTGACCAATTCTTTGCAGTGCTTGTTGATTACATTCTAAATAGGTAATTCGCTTGAGGAAATCGTAAACACTCAAGCCAGAGGCAAAACGGGCAGAACGGGCAGTAGGTAGGACATGATTTGGCCCTCCTAAATAATCGCCAATGGCTTCTGGGGTATAACGTCCGAGAAATATACTCCCAGCAGATTTAATTTGACTAGCAAGCTCTTGGGGATAGTCTACGCATAATTCTACGTGTTCGGGAGCTAACTGATTGAGCAGTGGAATGCTGGCGGCTAAATCTTCCACCAGAATTACTGCGCCATGTTGTTTCCAACTAGCACTAGCTACTTCTTTGGTGGGGAGATTTACGAGGATTTGCTCAATAGCTGCGATCGCTTTTTCTGCAAAACTGGCAGAATCAGTAATTAAAATCGATTGGGCGCTGGGGTCATGTTCGGCTTGGGAGAGTAAATCCCAGGCTATCCACTCTGGGTTATTTTTGTCGTCGGCTACTACCAGAATTTCGGAAGGCCCGGCTACGCTGTCAATACCTACAGTCCCAAATACCTGACGTTTGGCTTCGGCTACATAGGCGTTACCAGGGCCAACAATTTTATCTACAGGGGTCAAGCTTTCTGTACCATAAGCTAAAGCGGCGATCGCCTGCGCCCCTCCTATACTATAAATTTCTTTCACCCCAGCAATTTGGGCTGCTGCAAGTACCGCAGGATTAATTTCACCACGAGGCATAGGTACTGCCATGACAATTCTTTCCACACCCGCAATTTTGGCAGGTAAAGCGTTCATCAGTACAGAACTCGGATAACTGGCGCGTCCTCCAGGGACATAAATCCCCACCTGAGATAACGCCACCCAATTTAATCCCAGCTTCACCCCAGCTGTGTCTGTATAGCCAATATCTTGGGGTAGTTGCTTTTGATGAAAAAACCCAATTCTTTCCGCAGCTAATTCCAGCGCATCCTTGACATCTGGCGGACATTGTTCTGCGCGTTCCGCAATAAAATCGGCGCTCAGATGCAGAGATGGGGGACTGTAATGATCAAAACGGCTAGTATATTCCTTAACTGCGGCATCACCACGCACTTTCACATCAGCGAGAATATCTTTAACTGTACCACTAACATCAACCGTAGCTTCCCGGCGATCGCTCACCAAGGCTTTGAATTTTACAGAAAAATCTTTGTCGGTTGTTTTAAGTAGCTGCATAAAATATATCTCTGAAAGTAGTGCGGATTTTGCCGTAGTTATATTAATAATAAATTAATTTCAATGGTTGATTTTATTTATGCTGCGTTGTGCTGTAACAACTATTCTGAGACTGTCTTCTTAGGACTTACTGCAAAATATAGTTGTGAGCGATAAAAACAAACGTCAAACTCCATGAAAAAATTAACTTGCCCTAAAATGAGGGGAACTTGCACAGCTTTTGTCCAAGCAAATACAAGTTGCACCGATTCAAACTTACCAATTATGGCTTGAACAACTACAACGCGAGCCTCATACTGAGCCAAGTTACCAGTTAAATTCAAAGTTGCTGTCTGACGTTCCCAAACATACCCCAAATCAAGACCTACTGTATAAGGTAGTACATTTACTGTCGCACCTGTATCTAACAACGCTGATATTGTGATTGAAGATTCTTGTTTCACAAGTGCTATGGGCATATACGGGCGAAAACCAGCCTCGCCCAAAGTTGTATCAGCATTGATGAAGGTAAATTGTTCGACATTAGACATTGTTTTGATCTTTGGTAGCTTGCAAAACTTCTAGCATCGTGTTTGCTGCTTCAAAAGCATCGTAGGGAGACCAAACGGGATAAGATTGCTCAGATTTAATTAGATCAGCTTCTTGTTGGGCTAATTCTGAAATTAAAACCTGAACAATGTATAGTTTATCGGCACGGTTGAGTCCTTGGAGTTTACTAAGTAGTTCGGTGGAAACCATCTTGAATACTCTAACCACTTAAACAGCTTAATTCCATCATAGGACTGGACAAGAAAAATTAACTTAGTAATTCAGGCGATCATCGCTCACCAAGGCTTTGAATTTGACAGAAAAATCTTTGTCGGTTGTTTTAAGTAGCTGCATAGACTATATCTCTGAAGTAGTGCGGATTTTGCCGTAATATTAATTTTAGCGTTGCTGAATTTGAATATGAAATACCAAAACTACATTTCTTTCACTCATATTCTCTGCGACTCTGCGCCTCTGCGTGAAATAAAATCACCTCTTGCCTAACTTGTCAATAGTGAGTTTTAGCTAAATTTGTCACACAATTTTAGCTAATCTAGAACCAGAATCATAAAACCTTGATTACTATTCTCAAAATCGGCTCGGCTGAAAATAATGAACTCTCAATCCAACTCTTCTGACGGGAAGGTTAGCCAAAACGAATTATTTCCCATTGTGGGAATGGGTGCTTCTGCGGGAGGATTAGAGGCATTTAGAGAACTACTCAGCCATTTACCTACTGATACAGGCATGGCATTTGTCTTAATTCAGCATCTCAGCCCCCATCAAAAAAGTTTGTTGACAGATATTCTCTCTCGCACCACCCAAATGCCTGTGGTAGAAGTAGAGCATGGCATGGTTGTGGAACCAAATCATGTGTATGTAATTCCGCCCAATAGGATGATGACCATTAGTCAAGGAATCCTGCAACTGACTCTACGCGAAAAGACGCATGGATTTTCCATGACAGTTGATACTTTCTTTATTTCCTTAGCAGAAGAACGGGGAAACAAAGCCATTGGGGTTGTACTCTCCGGGGGTGACTCTGACGGCACAAAGGGACTAGAATCAATCAAAGCAGCTGGTGGAATCACTTTTGCTCAGTGTGAAGAATCGGCAAAAGTTAATAGTATGCCGAATACAGCCGTGGCTTCTGGATATGTAGATTTTATTTTAACACCAAAACAAATAGCCGCAGAATTAGCTAATATCAGTCATCATCCCTACGTTAATCCTCCCACTTCAGTTAAAGCCATCGATACAATCCCTGAAACCGGAGATGCTTTGACAAACATCTTCACCCTGCTGCGAACTGCGACAAAAGTTGACTTTAGCCATTACAAGAACACAACCCTGAAGCGGCGCATCCAGCGACGGATGATGTTATCTAAACTAGACAGGCTAGAAGATTACGTCAGTTATCTCCAAGAGAACCCCGCACAAATTAAAGCTTTATATCAAGATTTACTAATTACTGTCACCAGTTTTTTCCGCGATCCCGAAGCCTTTGAAGCCTTAAAGACAGAAGTTTTTCCCATAATTACCAAAAATAAAACCCCAAACTCACCCATCCGCATTTGGGTAGCTGGTTGTTCTACAGGTGAAGAAGCCTACTCCATCGCTATCTGCTTGCTAGAGTTTTTAACTAATCAGGTAATTAATATTCCCATCCAGATTTTTGCCACTGATATCAACGAATCAGCAATTGAACAAGCTCGCAACGGTATTTATAAACTCAATCAAGTAGCAAATATTTCACCAGAACGGCTCCAGCGCTTCTTTGTCCCCGTCGAGGGCGGTTTTCAAATTAGTAAGCCAGTGCGGGAACTGTGCGTTTTTGCCAGACAAAACCTGATTGGCGATCCCCCATTTTCCCGGTTGGATTTAATTACCTGTCGCAATGTGCTAATTTATTTGGGCAGCGCCGTGCAGAAAAAGCTGCTGCCGATTTTCCACTACGGTCTGAATGCCAATGGTTTTCTGATGTTAGGCACATCGGAAACAGTCGGTGAGTTCCCGGACTTGTTTGCTTTAGTGGATAGAAAAAATAAGATATATTCCCGGAAAATTACTGCAACTCGCTTGGGCATGGATCTGATTACCAACAACTATCCTTTAGAAACTGTCAACACCCAGCCACCAGTCAGCGCAGATACTTGGAATGATGTAGAACTGTATAAAGCTGCTGACCTGATTGTGTTAAATGACTACGCTCCGGTGGGTGTAATTATTAACGAAGATTGGGAAATTTTGCAATTCCGGGGATATACCAGTCCTTATCTGCAACCACCACTAGGCAGACCCAATTTTAACTTAATAAAGATGGCGAAAGATGAATTACGGTTAGAGTTACGTACCACTATTCATCAAGCCAAAAATAAACAAGTGCCGGTGAGTAAGTCAGGCATACAAATGAGAGATAATGAGCAAGTCAGGCAGGTAAAAATTGATGTTGTGCCATTTAAACCTCCTGCGGCTAGAGAATGGTACTTCTTAGTCCTGTTTGCATCTTCATCCTCCTCAACCGCTATTTTAGAGGCTGTTAGCCCTCCTGGGCGGACTGGACGACGCAAGCCCAACGAGCAAGAGCAGGAGATTAACCGACTTAAACAAGAGTTAGCAGCCAATAAAGAGTATCTGCAATCAATTATTGAAGAGCAGCAAGCTACTAATGAAGATTTACGAGCCGCTAACGAAGAAATTCTCTCCAGCAACGAAGAATTACAAAGCACCAATGAGGAATTAGAAACAGCCAAGGAAGAAATTCAGGCTACCAACGAAGAACTGAATACGATTAATGACGAACTGCACCGGCATAATATCCAGTCAAACGAAGTCACCAACGATTTACAAAATCTCCTCAGCAGTATTAATATTCCCATCCTGATGTTGGGAGGAAATCTGCAAATTCGCCGCTATACCCCGGTAGCTGAGAAAATTTTCAACCTGATTTCCAGTGATATGGGGCGACCAATCAGTGATATTAATCACAACTTGAATATTCCTGACTTAGAGAAACAAATTTTAGATGTAATTGGTACTCTCAATTTTAAAACACAAGAAGTTCAAGACAAAAACGGGCGTTGGTATGACCTGCGGATTCGACCTTATCGGACAATAGACAATAAAATTGATGGTGCTGTGGTAATTTTAGTTGATATTGACGACCTCAAACGCAGTTCGGAACAGATTAGAACATCCAGAGATTATGTGCAGGCTATTGTGGATACCATGCGCGAATCTCTCGTGGTGCTAGATGTCAACTTACGAGTAATCAGCGCCAATCAATTTTTCTACGATACATTTCAGGTTCTACCAGCAGAAACAGAACAACGCTTGGTTTACGAAATCGGGAATGGACAGTGGGATATTCCCCAATTGCGATCGCTTTTAGACGAAATTCTCCCATATCAAAACCAGTTTCAAGGTCTGGAAGTTGAACACAACTTTGAGCAAATTGGACACAAAATCATGCGGCTCAATGCCCGAAAAATGACTCTAACAGACAATAGGGAAATGATTCTGCTGGTGATTGAGGACATTACTCAGCAAAAGCAATTAGAAGCAGAACGCATCCACCTTTTAGGTCAAGAACAGTCAGCTCGCAATGCTGCGGAAGCCGC
This genomic interval from Nodularia sp. LEGE 06071 contains the following:
- a CDS encoding DUF2243 domain-containing protein translates to MEVKSENGDRPLPLMIAGIFLGLGLGGFVDGIVLHQILQWHHMLSNVRPLKTVSNIDLNMVWDGLFHAFDWVMTVVGVALLWRAGGRADVPWSTHIFVGSLLMGAGLFNFVEGLINHQILGIHHVKPGPNQLAWDVGFLLSGLLMVVVGGIILQNSKNGQLWPKR
- a CDS encoding NADAR family protein; this translates as MTIYFYKVWQPYGCFSNFSPHSIQIQGTYWSTVEHYYQAQKFVGSVDAVIIPFIHAAETPEAAAALGRCCTRQLRPDWEIVKTKVMREAVLKKFLTHLDIQKILLTTGNETLVENSPNDYFWGCGAEKTGQNHLGKILMGVRAEIRQSRLFTVISGESKLD
- a CDS encoding GAF domain-containing protein — its product is MGFTDDPSDLHPTFNQENLLHRITNQIRRSLELQEILAATVDEVRSYLATDRVMVYRFEADGSGEVIAESIHEQRLPKLLGLHFPADDIPPDAREMFVAARQRSIVDVASGKIGLSPLKSRETGKYLQTENIHYREIDPCHIQYLTAMGVQSSLVVPILHQEPGEQGKSPKRQLWGLLVSHHSQPRTILRRELRIVQKVADQVMIAIAQSNLLTEARTQQKREATINRVTTLLHKLPTIQLQEALEEVITAFSGVGGRIYIDHSGETYTSGQQPQLGDELENTTIQQHQLWENWRDEFQPGDIWAVTDIYKEPRLRVLATAFSSTQIRGLLVIPLHDRQNFMGVISIFRPGFDNEILWAGQHDPHQHQRLPRHSFKIWREERKGLAPEWKPEEISLGKALSHHFSMAIYQQQMYQQVQALNTNLESRVQEKTAALKKSLQLTKAIKQVTEQIRSTLDLNSTLQAIVQEVRPLLNSDRVLIYQLMGEFGGKVIVEDINGEWPSVLGMNAPLGCFPDETARLYFRGRIRAIDNVSTDTLSDCHREFLQNLQVQANLIVPINISLQLWGLLIVHQCHGPRNWQDTEIDLLQQLAHQAAIAIQQAQLYEQSCTAEIQAKAKAAQLENALSELRETQTKLIQTEKMSSLGQLVAGVAHEINNPVNFIYGNLSHASNYVQQLLELLKLYNLHYPQPDDQIQSLIEVIDLDFLVDDLPKTISSMQIGTDRIRSIVLSLRNFSRLDEAENKPVDLHEGIENTLLILQHRLKANANLRSIEIIKDYGSLPRIECFAGQMNQVFMNILSNAIDALEETRIMIKGGNPLPKPTIWISTQITTDQSRLLIRFADNGLGMTEKVKKRIFDPFFTTKSVGKGTGLGLAISYQIVVEKHGGSMECISEIGKGTEFWVEIPIKRFSYINS
- a CDS encoding NIL domain-containing protein — encoded protein: MKKRVTLTFPKRAIQMPVTYLLAKEFNVAANIIRAQVAPNQIGKLVVELSGDIDRLDEAIEWMRSRHINVSHNLGEIVIDEDVCVHCGLCTGVCPTEALTLHPETSKLTFTRSRCIVCEQCIPTCPVQAISTNL
- a CDS encoding thioredoxin family protein, which produces MTTETPMNATPKPETTSGTRVRNFLIAIVAIALSVALVLGLRTETTSASLANLDQTSTPLEVAISNGKPSIVEFYANWCTVCQKMAPDMAELEQEYADKVNFVMLNVDNSKWLPEMLKYRVDGIPHFVFLAKDGETIAQTIGDQPHTVMASNLDALVAGSSLPYAKTNGQVSQFRAPVTPANNQDDPRSHGSQVVD
- the hisD gene encoding histidinol dehydrogenase; translation: MQLLKTTDKDFSVKFKALVSDRREATVDVSGTVKDILADVKVRGDAAVKEYTSRFDHYSPPSLHLSADFIAERAEQCPPDVKDALELAAERIGFFHQKQLPQDIGYTDTAGVKLGLNWVALSQVGIYVPGGRASYPSSVLMNALPAKIAGVERIVMAVPMPRGEINPAVLAAAQIAGVKEIYSIGGAQAIAALAYGTESLTPVDKIVGPGNAYVAEAKRQVFGTVGIDSVAGPSEILVVADDKNNPEWIAWDLLSQAEHDPSAQSILITDSASFAEKAIAAIEQILVNLPTKEVASASWKQHGAVILVEDLAASIPLLNQLAPEHVELCVDYPQELASQIKSAGSIFLGRYTPEAIGDYLGGPNHVLPTARSARFASGLSVYDFLKRITYLECNQQALQRIGQAAVTLAAAEGLPAHGGSVSVRLQ
- a CDS encoding aspartyl protease family protein — encoded protein: MSNVEQFTFINADTTLGEAGFRPYMPIALVKQESSITISALLDTGATVNVLPYTVGLDLGYVWERQTATLNLTGNLAQYEARVVVVQAIIGKFESVQLVFAWTKAVQVPLILGQVNFFMEFDVCFYRSQLYFAVSPKKTVSE